One genomic window of Danio rerio strain Tuebingen ecotype United States chromosome 24, GRCz12tu, whole genome shotgun sequence includes the following:
- the eif1axb gene encoding eukaryotic translation initiation factor 1A X-linked b, whose amino-acid sequence MPKNKGKGGKNRRRGKNENESEKRELVFKEDGQEYAQVIKMLGNGRLEAMCFDGVKRLCHIRGKLRKKVWINTSDIILIGLRDYQDNKADVILKYNADEARSLKAYGELPEHAKINETDTFGPGDDDEIQFDDIGDDDEDIDDI is encoded by the exons ATGCCGAAAAACAAAG GAAAAGGAGGAAAAAATAGGCGACGTGGTAAGAACGAGAATGAATCTGAGAAGAGAGAGCTGGTGTTCAAAGAGGATGGACAAG aaTATGCTCAGGTCATCAAGATGTTGGGAAATGGGAGACTGGAGGCCATGTGTTTCGATGGAGTCAAGCGGCTTTGTCACATCCGAGGAAAGCTCCGgaaaaag GTGTGGATCAACACGTCAGACATTATACTCATTGGATTAAGGGACTACcag GATAACAAAGCAGATGTTATTTTGAAGTATAATGCCGACGAGGCTAGGAGTCTGAAAGCCTACGGAGAGCTTCCAGAACACG CCAAAATCAACGAGACTGATACCTTCGGGCCTGGGGATGACGATGAGATTCAGTTTGATGATATCGGTGATGATGACGAGGACATTGATGAT ATCTAA